The sequence CAGCATCAGTCGCTAACTTTCAAGCCCTGGTAAGGTTCCTCGCGTATCATCGAATTAAACCACATGCTCCACCGCTTGTGCGGGCCCCCGTCAATTCCTTTGAGTTTCAACCTTGCGGTCGTACTCCCCAGGTGGATCACTTAACGCTTTCGCTTAGCCGCTGACAGTGTATCGCCAACAGCGAGTGATCAACGTTTACGGTGCGGACTACCAGGGTATCTAATCCTGTTTGATCCCCGCACTTTCGTGCCTCAGCGTCAATAATGGCTTTGTGAGCTGCCTTCGCAATCGGTGTTCTATGACATATCTAAGCATTTCACCGCTACATGTCATATTCCGCCCACATCAACCATATTCAAGATCAACAGTATCAATGGCAGTTTCCGGGTTAAGCCCGGAGATTTCACCACTGACTTATCAATCCGCCTACGCACCCTTTAAACCCAATGAATCCGGATAACGCTTGGGTCCTTCGTCTTACCGCGGCTGCTGGCACGAAGTTAGCCGACCCTTATTCTTACGGTACATTCAGCCCCCTACACGTAGGAGGGTTTATTCCCGTACAAAAGCAGTTTACAACCCATAGGGCATTCATCCTGCACGCGGCATGGCTGGATCAGTCTTGCGACCATTGTCCAATATTCCTTACTGCTGCCTCCCGTAGGAGTCTGGTCCGTGTCTCAGTACCAGTGTGGGGGTGTAACCTCTCAGTACCCCTACCGATCGTTGCCTTGGTGAGCCATTACCTCACCAACTAGCTAATCGGACGCGTGCTCATCTCCAACCGTCGGAACTTTAATTATAAAAAGATGCCTTTCTATAATTCTATGGGGTATTAATCCGGATTTCTCCGAGCTATGCCCCAGTTGAAGGTAGATTGCAAACGTGTTACGCACCCGTGCGCCGGTCGCCGGCAAGTATTGCTACTCCCGCTGCCCCTCGACTTGCATGTATTAGGCCTGCCGCTAGCGTTCATCCTGAGCCAGGATCAAACTCTCCGTTGTAAGTTTTGATCTGGTGTCCCGACGGGGTGTCGGGACGATTTTATAATTATCTGATACTCGATCCAGACGCTCGGTCTGGAAAGGATGGTCTTGCTTATCTGGCCTTTCCCAATATTTTCAAAGAACTTCTGATCTATTATTCAAGCCGCATTTATTCCTTCACGGTTAGCGGCAAAATCAGTTTCAAAAAAGAACATCCGTTAAACGAAATTTGTAAAACGGGTTGCAAAATTACAACCTGTTTTCATATCTCCAAAGAATGTGGAAAAAAAGTGATCATTTCCAAATTCACCTGAAAAGCCAAATGAAATTCCAGAAAAATCCTGGCTTCTCATTTATTCAGAAAAGAACAAACCTCTATCAACGGGGGTGCAAATGTAACAGCGGAATTGACACTTTTAACACCCTACCATAAATAATGAATGAATAATGGATAAATATTTGATAATCAGACTGAATAATTTTCAGGGGGTACCACTAGAAACTTCAATTATTTTACCATTAATGAGATTGCCGCCTTCGACGATAAAGTTGACTATCCATTTAGCCATTTCTGAAGAACTTGATGCAGCTTTTATCTGTGGAAAAGCTTCGGTGAACATTTCTGTTTGAACTGAGCCTAAGGCAAGATAATTAACATGAATATTCCGACCCGCGAATTCCTCCGCCATAATTTCTGTAAGTCCCGCAAGCGCCGATTTACTCGAACTGTATGCAGCAAGCCCGGCAAACTTTTTACTGCCGCGAACGCCACCCATACTTCCAATGTTAACGATCTGACTTAATTGATTTCCTCCCATCATTGGCAAAAGAAGTTGTGTAAGCCTGAATACCGCAAAAACATTCGATTCATAAATACTTCTCAATTCATCCAATCCTGTTTTTTCAAATGGTTTTTTTATAAATGTCGCTGCATTATTGACAAGCACATCTATCCGATCATGCAGTCTGGAAATTCTGAAAATCATCTCCTGCAATTCCTTCTCATTCGTAATATCGGTCCCGGAAATAAAAAGTTTTTCCGACACCCCGATCTTCCGCGTTTCCTCTTCCAGCTTTTCCAATCCGGGCGCCGATCTCGACAGCGCTATTACATGATGACCTCTTCTGCAGCATTCAACTGCAGTTTCAAATCCTATTCCGCGGCTCGCCCCGGTAATTACAATATTCATACTGGCAAATTAACACAAAACAAAAATAAATAGCATCGAAAGCTATTAACTTTATTGCGATGAAATATCGTGCCTTTTTTATCATTATCTCATTTTGCGTTTTCAGCACACATGTCGCTGCACAGGATTCTCTCAATAAAATGAATTCCGTTTCTTCAATGCGCGAAAAAATTGTGTGGGGCGGGAATATCGGACTGAGTTTCGGCAATGTAACCACCATTGGTGCATCCCCAATCGTTGGTTACAAAGTCACCGAACGTTTCGTTCCGGGAATCGGCTTTTCTTATTACTACACCAAATTCCATTTCACAGGTTATACTCCGGTTTCAACTTATTATTACGGTGGCAGCATCTGGGCGCGCTATTATTTGCTGGAAAGAATTTTTGTTCACGGTGAAGCCGAAACGCTCAATGGAGAGTGGGATCCTTATCTCCATCCCGGTTATCGCGATTACAGGAACAGCTACCTTCTCGGGGGAGGTTATCGCGAATTCAATGGAAGATTATCAACTTATGTGCTTGTACTCTACGTTCTGAATTTCGCCGAGTCGGCTTATAATTCTCCATTGGTGATACGGGCAGGATTTGCTGTGGGAATGTAATTGTGGAAAAAACAGGATGAGAAATCCCAGAAGTGAATACTGATTTAGTCTAACTTCGCTTTCCAAAAAAATCACTCAAACCCATGAGAAAATTTTTTACCTGCATCATTATTTTTCTTCCCGGAATTTTATTTTCGCGAGAAGAACAACTTCCTAAAAATAATTACACCACGTATTTTGAAGAAGCTTACGCAACCTATCCTGATATTCCGCGCGGCATACTCGAAGCGGTTGCATTCACCAATACAAAATTCAACCAGCTCACCGGAAATGAGATCGGCTGCATGGGAATGCCAGTGAAATTTTCGGTGATGGGACTGATGGAAAACGGACAGAACTGGTTCAGGAATAATCTGGCAGTAGTTGATTCTTTTTCAGTTTACACTTCGCAGGAAATAAAAACTGATCCGCGGAAAAGTATTCTTGCTTATGCTGAAGCATTTCATCATTTCTATTCCATGTGTACGAATATGCACTATGATCATTGTGGTGGTAATCGACAAATTTATTCCACAGAGGAAAGTGTAAAATTATCGATCATGCTTCTGAATGAATTACCGATTGCAGAAAGCAATGATAGTATTGATTCGAAACAAAAAGACTTCGTTCAGGACACCTGGCTCTACGATATTTTCACTTTTCTCAACGATGCTAATTATTCTTCCACTTACAATTTTCCGAAATGGAATGTAGATCTGAATAATTTATTCGGCACGGATAATTTTAAAATTCTTTCTTCCAAACATGTTTCTATTTCACGCGATGTGATCTCCGACGAAAACGGAAATAATTTTCGGCAGGATAATTCTTCCAATGAAATTCAATCCGCCGATTATCCTCCGGCTATCTGGAATCCTGCTGCTTCATGCAACTATACTGTAGGCAGAACACAAGCGATTTCCGCTGTAACCATTCACGACATCGAAGGAAGTTATGCCGGAGCAATTTCCTGGTTTCAGAATTGTGCCGCACAGGTTTCTGCTCACTACGTGGTGCGTTCATCCGACGGACAAATAACGCAAATGGTACTCGAAGCAAATAAAGCATGGCACGTTGGAACAGAAAATCCTTACACGATCGGAATTGAACACGAAGGTTACGCGTCGCAAACGGGCTGGTACACGAACGCCATGTACACGGAGTCGGCTGCGCTCGTGCGCGACATCTGCGCAAGCAACAGCATTGATCCGCTTCGCTGCGGATGGTGGCCGTGGCTCGCAACAACTTATTATAACCAGAGCGGAATTCCCGGAGCGTGCACGAAGATCAAAGGCCATCAGCATTTTCCCAATCAAACACATAATGATCCGGGACCAAATTGGGATTGGGAATATTATTATGAATTGATCAACAACAATCCGCCCGCTGCTGGAATGCTCACTACTGCAAGCGGAAATTTTTACGATCTCGGCGGACCTTCTGCAAATTATTTTGACAATGAAAGAAGTATATGGACGATTGCTCCTGCAAGCGCATCTTCGATCACAATAAATTTTAATTCATTCGATGTAGAGAACACGTGGGATTATCTTTTCATTTACGATGGCGCTGATATCAATGCGCCACTCATCGGTTATTACACTGGAACGAACGGGCCGGGAACAATTACTTCGAGCGGCGGTTCGCTCACTTTTGAATTCCGTTCTGATTGCGCAACAAATAATCCGGGATGGGATGCAACGTGGACGAGTACACAAATTGCTTCTGCCGATGCGATCGCGCCGACAACTTCTGTTTCTGTCAATGGAATATGGCAGACACAGGATTTCTCAACCAATTTTTCTGAATCAGATAATTCCGGAGGAAGTGGTCTCGCAAAAAGTTTTTTCCAGGTAATCGATTATGATGGCGCAGATTGGCGTGCAAATAATTCGCAGGGGTTTTTCTCCGATAATTTCGATCTCGCTGCAATAAATTCAGAATGGAGCAGCGTTACCGGAACTTGGACATTGACAAACGGCGCCCTGAATCAAACCGATCAGAGTCTGACGAACACGAATATTTATGCGCCGCTCACACAAAATCTTTCCAATCAATATTTATACAACTGGGCAGGAAAAATAGACGGCACAGGAAATAATCGCCGTGCAGGATTACATTTTTTCGTGGACCAGCCAACATTGACCAATCGCGGAAATAATTATTTTGTGTGGTTCCGCGTCGATCAATCGGTTTGCGAATGGTATAAAGTGACGAATGATGTTTTCTCGCTCGAACATTCTGTGCCGATGACGGTGAATGCAAATCAATGGTACGACTGGAAAGTAATTTACGATCGCACGACAGGAGAGATCGGCGTTTACCAGGATAATATTTTTGTCGGAAGCTGGACGGATCCTTCACCGATCTCCAATGGAAATTACATTTCTTTCCGCAGTGGAAATTGCGACTGGCAGGTGGATAATTTCAAAATTTATCGTTCGCGTTATTCCAACACGCCACAGAATATTTCAGTTGGAAATTGCGCGTCGTGCATGCTGCGTTATGAAAATCCCGATCCTGCAACTCCGGCGGGAAGAGTGAAATCCATTGTGCGCGATTCTGCAAATAATCTTTCTTCCGTCGCGTACCAGGATGTGAATGTGGACTGGACTACTCCGCTGGCGATCCCGCAGGTGAACGATGGAAATGCTGCCGACATTGACCTTTCAACTTCAGCAACAAATCTTGATGCGAACTGGTCGGCTACAACAGATCCGAATTCCGGAGTATCTACTTATTATTTTGCGCTGGGATCAACATCGGGAGATTCTGATGTGGTAATGTGGACGAACACCGTTGGAAATGATTCTGCTTTTCTTTCGAATCTTTCTCTTGCTAACGGACAATGGTATTATTTTTCTGTGCGTGCTGAAAACGGCGCAGGACTCGTGACACAGAATTTTACGAGCGATGGCGTGCTCATCAATCTGACACTCGGAATTTCTTCGCTCGGCACAAATGGATTTTCTGTTTCTGCTGGACCGAATCCTTTCAGCAATTCTACCGTGCTCAGTTATTCACTGGCAGAAAATTCAAAAGTGAAAATTGAATTGCATGATGCGGCAGGCCGCGTGATCCGGATCTCGGATGAAGAAGAAACAGCAGGGCAACATCGGTTTGATGTGGATGCCGCTTCACTCGGACTTTCAACGGGAATTTACCTCGTTACTTTTGATGTGGGTGGAAAACAATATTCGCTGCCCGTGATCAAACAATGATTTCTTTATGAAAAAACTTTTTCTCTGTGCGTTACTTTTCATTGGCGCAAATCTTTCCGCACAATGGGATACACTGCAAACGAATTGCGCCACCAACTTCCGGGATATTTTTTTCGTGTCGCGCGATACCGGTTTCGCGGTGGGCGCGGATGCGGCCGGGCACGCTGACATACGCATGACCACGGACGCGGGTAGTGTTTGGACACAACCTGTGTTTCCTGCAAATTTTCCGGGACTGAACGCGGTTCGCTTTTTTTCTTCAACGGAAGGATGGGCCGTGGGCAACAGTGGCGTGATGATGAAGACGACCAATAATGGAATGAACTGGGATACGGTGAGCGCTGTAACTGCAGAAGATCTTTATTCCATTAATATTCCAACGAGCGCAACTATTTACATCGCCGGGGTGAATGGAACGCTGATGCGGAGTTCAGATGATGGTGCAACATGGGCGGCGATCACCAATTCGGGAACGTCTCTTGACATCAATGATCTTCATTTCATAAATTCATCAGCAGGATTCATTTGTGGTAATGGAGGATTCATTTCTGCGACGGGCGATGCGTGTGCAAACTGGACTTTTTTCACGCAACCTTACGGAGGATTTTTCAATGCGAACGGATACGATTATGCCGGAACGACGAACAATGCTTTTTGCGTGGGAGACTATGGCCTATCGATTTTTTCTACTGATGCAGGAATAACGTGGAATACGCAAACACTTCCTACTGCTTACAATCTGAACAAAGTCCGTTTCGGAAATGACCTCGGCGGATTGATCGTGGGAGATCACGGAACAATTTTCATTTCCATTGATGGCGGAACCAGCTGGTACGACGATACCGTTTCTTTCATTCATGAAAATCTTTATTCGGCTGCTTATGATCACGATACTTCTGCATACGTGTGCGGGGACGCGGGAACGATCCTGAAAAGTTTGCGTGATATTTCATCGGTGCATGAAAATATTTCTACAGGAATTTCTGCATCTGTTTTTCCGAATCCGTTCAATGATCAATTCAATATTTCCTTTGCGCTGAAAAATTCTTCGGCAGTGAAAATTGAAATCGCTGACGTTACAGGAAGAATTATTTCTGAAAATAATTATGGGACGATCGGCGCGGGGGAACATATTTTTTCCTGCGATGAAATTGCAGATGCTGTTCCCGGAATTTATTTTGTGAAAGTGATGACGGAAAATTCTGCGATGACGATTCCCGTTGTGAAAGAGTGATTCTCGCTCACCCTTTTTACCGAATATTTTATTTATCAGTTGACCTGTAGAAATATTGCCACAGATTCTCACTGATTTTCACAGATTGATCAGCCGGCCGTGCAGAGAAGTGCCGGAAAAAATTTGATGTGACGAACAGTGCCTTGTAGCCCCGATGGCGCGCCTGCTCCTGCTGCGCGACCAGCGGGAACAGAGCGATGAAGAAGTGATGAAGTGCCGCTCCTGAAAAATTCCGTGTTCGAAAATTTGAAAATGAACTTCCCCGGTCAAAATTACCACGCCCTCTATGAACTGCCCTCGTTAAAATTTGAATCTTGAATTTCTGAATCTCCTGTATCTTTTTTAAAAGCGCGGCATTAGGAGTGTAAAATCGCCCGGAAAACAACGGGCTAAAAAACAAAATACCATGGCCGCAGCAGCAACACTTTCCCCGAGACAGAAGATGATAGGAATGATGTACCTCGTACTCACCGCACTTCTTGCACTGAATGTAGCGAAAGAAATTCTCGACGCATTCGTAACCGTGAACAACGGTCTTGAACACACCAACCGCAGTTTTGATAAAGACATCAATTCTCTTTACGCAAAATTCGACGAAAAGAAAAGTGTGGATCCAACGCGTGTAACGCCGAACTGGAATAAAGCGCAGGACGCAAAAAAAATGTCGAAAGATCTCGACGACTATCTCGTGAATCTGAAACGGAGATTGCTTCGCGAAAGTGAAGGATTCAAAAATCACGAGGAAGACACACTCAATCTTGCCAACCTCGACGGAAAAGAAAAATATGATGCGACTACAAATATTCTTTGCGGAGATGCTGAAGACGGCAACAACGGCGCGGCGCATGATCTGCGTTTAAAACTCGCAAAATATAAAAGTGACATGATCGGGTTGCTTACCGCCGAAGACCAGAAAAGCATGCACCTGAATCTTGAAACTCCGGATCCCACTGATGGCGGAGAATTCCATACGTGGGAAATGAAAAGTTTTTATCACACTCCCATCGCTGCCGACATTACGATTCTTTCCAAAATTCAGAATGATGTGAAAGGTGCGCAGGCCGATGTGGTGGATGCATTGCTCCGCGAAACAGATTCCGATATCATTCCCTTCGACACCGTTGCAGCACGCGTTATTGCACAAACAAATTATGTGATACAGGGTGAACCTTACAACGCGCAAATATTTCTCGCTGCATTCAACAAAACTCTTTCGCCACAGATTCTCGTTGGAACGTACGATCCGGCAACCGGAAAAATGACGGGCGCTTACGATTCGCTTCATGTGCAGAACGGAATGGGAATTTATAATGTGAATACGGCAGACGAAGGAATTTTCAAATACAGCGGCGTGATCAATATGAAAACTCCGAAGGGCGCGATCCGTCAATATCCGTTCGAACAGGAATATATTGTTGCACGTCCTGCACTCACCGTGAGTGCCGATAAAATGAACGTGATGTATGCAGGACTCGATAACCCTATCACGGTTTCTGTTCCCGGTTTTGCCAATGAGAAAACGCACGTGACGGTGAATAACGGAACATTAGTGCCGCTCGGAAACGGAAAATTCACCGTGAAAAATCTGAAAGCAGGAAAATGTGTGGTGGCTGTGAGTGTTGACGACCAGGATGGAAAACCACGGAGCATGGGCACTATGGAATTCCGGGTAAAGAATTTACCAACGCCTATCGTTTATCCGAGTGGTGTTACAACACAACGCATTTCCGCAACAAAAATGGGAAATACACTCGGGCTCGTTTGTAAATACGGTGACGATTTCAATTTCGCGGCACAAGCGAACGTAGTTTCTTTCGATCTGAATATCTCTGATAAGTCGGGCGATAAATATGATAAAGAAGGAATCGCAGGAAAAGTTCTTCCTGAAGTGGCAAAATCAGCAATACGGAATTCAAAACGCGGAACACGCGTATCGTTCACGAATGTTTTTGCGATAGGCGCCGACGGAGTGAAACTGCATTGCCCCGATATGGTTTACATCATTCAGTAACTTCTCTGAGTAGCGAGCGGAATTAAATCACTTGCCTCAAGAGGTTGCGGCAAGTGGGCTCAGAGAAAACAAATCGCGGTGGAGAAATCTGCCGCGGTTTTTTTAGGAGTACGAAATACGAAAATTCTACTAAGAGGCTGTCTAAAATTGAGTGTTGCGATCCTTTGGCATGGATTCGTATTTCGTAACTTATAGTAGAATTTTCGTATTTCGTACTACACCGCCACCACTTCCATCACGCCGGGCACCATTCTTTTCAGCAGTGCTTCTATTCCTGCTTTCAGTGTGATCGTCGATGAAGGACAGCCATGGCACGATCCGCGCAGTTGCACGCGCACGATTCCGTTCTCAAATGATTCGAAGGTGATGAGCCCGCCATCCTGCTCCACTGCGGGGCGAATATATTGTTCCAGCACTTCCACAATTTTCATTTCCATTTCATTCTGCGGAACGGCGTGCTCCGTAAAAACAGAAGTGGTATTTTCAAATGTGGAATCGGTGGCAATATTTTTTTTCGGCAATTCATCGATCACAGAATTTCCTTTCTGCAGATAATCGCGGAGAAATTCGCGCATCTCGCCAAGGATATCTTCCCATCCTATAGAATCTGATTTGGTAATGGAAACATAATTCGCCGAGATGAAAACATTTTTCACGAACGGGAATTTAAAAAGTTTTGCCGGCAGCGGAGCTTGAGCAGTTTCTCCCGCATTCCTGTAATTCGCAGTTGCGCCGTCTGCAATCAGAATCCTGTTTGCCACAAATTTCATCGACGCCGGGTTGGGCGTGCTCTCGCCGTAAATGATCACCGGAATTTCTTTGGTTTCCATAGTGTAAAGGTACGAAGCTGGAACGGAATTCGGAAGATGCGGATCTGCGGAAAGTTTGCAAAAAGCAGTTTCTGTGGAAAGGAATTTCCGATCTTCTTCCGGTGATTCCAATTCTGCAAGTCCGCATTTTCCGAATTCCGTTCCCCATTCAACAATCTAAAATCAACAATCAAGAATCGCTTTCTCTCTTCCCAACACCTTCAGCGTTCTTACGTGCGAAGCCAGCGCCGTGAAAAAAGTGCGTTTCTGATTGTAGGGCAAACCGAATTCTTTTGCAGTGCGTTCCACTATCGGTGATATCTTTTTGTAATGTACGTGGCTGATGTTCGGAAATAAATGATGTTCGATCTGGAAATTAAGTCCGCCTATGAACCAACTCATCAATCGGCTCTTGCGTGCAAAATTTGCAGTTGTGTGCATTTCGTGAACAGCCCATTCATTTTCAATATTGCCTTCGGTGTTCAATGTCGGCTGCTCGGCACCTTCCACCACATGCGCCATCTGGAAAATTATGCTCATGATTATTCCTGCCGTGAGATGTACAATAACGAATACGAGAAGCAGTTGCCACCAGGCAAATGGTGCAATAAGCATTGGCAGTCCGATCACAACAAAAAGATAAATTGCTTTACTCAGTATAAGAATGAAAAATTCACGCGCCGGTTTTTTCTTCTGATCTTTCAGAATTCCTTTTTTATTGTATTCTCTCAGTTGGAAAAAATCACCGCTGAATTTAGTCAGCGTCATCAGGCAATAAAAAAAGAAAGCATAAATGTGCTGGAAGCGGTGAATTTTTTTCAGCGGCTCTTCGTGGCTCATGCGTATCACCACGCGCGAGCGTATGTCTTCATCAAAACCGTTTATGTTCGTGAATGTGTGGTGCAGAATATTGTGCTGCATTTTCCAGTTAAAAACATTTCCGCCTATCATGTACATCGTGCTGCCGAATAAATTATTCATCCAGTTCATTTTTGAAAATGATCCGTGCATCGCATCGTGCATCACGCCCATTCCCGTTCCCGCCATTCCCACGCCCATCACCACGGCAAGCAGCAGCAGCATCCACACACTCATCGGCAAAAAAAGTATCAGCACAAAAGGAGCAAGATAAAGACTCAGCATCGCCGCCGATTTGAAAAGCATCCTTCCACCGCCTTTCATTGAAATTTTTTTCTCTTTAAAATAAGCATTCACATTTTTTCTCACCGCCGTTGCAAACTGCAACTTGTCGTTATCTATAAACCGGATTGTTTTCATTTTTCTTTTTTGGGGCATTAGTTCAGCGAGGGTAAAAAAAATCATCCGCTCGCGGAAAAATAAACTGTTATAGGATCGGGGAAGAATAGAATTGCAGCCCACATGTCAAACCTGCGCCTGAACTTTTCCTTGCACATTAAAGGTAAACTTTTATTTTACTTTTCCATTCTCACTTTCTGTCCACTCCCGAATTTATTTAACACACTATAACGTTGAAAAATATTTTTTTGGGCGTGTCCCCGTCCTTCGACAAGCTCAGGATCGGGCCGGGCTATCCGGTCGGCGGAGCTCCCTCCTATCCCTCACGCAAAATTTTCAAATTCACTATTTGTATATTCACATTCATTGGTAATTCGCATTTTCGTAAAATCCGTAATCTGTATATCTGTAATCCTCCCCACTGTATCTTTGTTCCCTAATGTCACAACAGCAAACAGATTTTCTCATCATTGGCAGCGGAATCGCCGGACTTACTTATGCTTTAAAAGTTGCTGCGCATGGAAAAGTGATGATGATCACCAAGGCAAATGAAGATGAGTCGAACACGAAAT comes from Bacteroidota bacterium and encodes:
- the gldM gene encoding gliding motility protein GldM — encoded protein: MAAAATLSPRQKMIGMMYLVLTALLALNVAKEILDAFVTVNNGLEHTNRSFDKDINSLYAKFDEKKSVDPTRVTPNWNKAQDAKKMSKDLDDYLVNLKRRLLRESEGFKNHEEDTLNLANLDGKEKYDATTNILCGDAEDGNNGAAHDLRLKLAKYKSDMIGLLTAEDQKSMHLNLETPDPTDGGEFHTWEMKSFYHTPIAADITILSKIQNDVKGAQADVVDALLRETDSDIIPFDTVAARVIAQTNYVIQGEPYNAQIFLAAFNKTLSPQILVGTYDPATGKMTGAYDSLHVQNGMGIYNVNTADEGIFKYSGVINMKTPKGAIRQYPFEQEYIVARPALTVSADKMNVMYAGLDNPITVSVPGFANEKTHVTVNNGTLVPLGNGKFTVKNLKAGKCVVAVSVDDQDGKPRSMGTMEFRVKNLPTPIVYPSGVTTQRISATKMGNTLGLVCKYGDDFNFAAQANVVSFDLNISDKSGDKYDKEGIAGKVLPEVAKSAIRNSKRGTRVSFTNVFAIGADGVKLHCPDMVYIIQ
- a CDS encoding acyl-CoA desaturase yields the protein MKTIRFIDNDKLQFATAVRKNVNAYFKEKKISMKGGGRMLFKSAAMLSLYLAPFVLILFLPMSVWMLLLLAVVMGVGMAGTGMGVMHDAMHGSFSKMNWMNNLFGSTMYMIGGNVFNWKMQHNILHHTFTNINGFDEDIRSRVVIRMSHEEPLKKIHRFQHIYAFFFYCLMTLTKFSGDFFQLREYNKKGILKDQKKKPAREFFILILSKAIYLFVVIGLPMLIAPFAWWQLLLVFVIVHLTAGIIMSIIFQMAHVVEGAEQPTLNTEGNIENEWAVHEMHTTANFARKSRLMSWFIGGLNFQIEHHLFPNISHVHYKKISPIVERTAKEFGLPYNQKRTFFTALASHVRTLKVLGREKAILDC
- a CDS encoding N-acetylmuramoyl-L-alanine amidase; protein product: MRKFFTCIIIFLPGILFSREEQLPKNNYTTYFEEAYATYPDIPRGILEAVAFTNTKFNQLTGNEIGCMGMPVKFSVMGLMENGQNWFRNNLAVVDSFSVYTSQEIKTDPRKSILAYAEAFHHFYSMCTNMHYDHCGGNRQIYSTEESVKLSIMLLNELPIAESNDSIDSKQKDFVQDTWLYDIFTFLNDANYSSTYNFPKWNVDLNNLFGTDNFKILSSKHVSISRDVISDENGNNFRQDNSSNEIQSADYPPAIWNPAASCNYTVGRTQAISAVTIHDIEGSYAGAISWFQNCAAQVSAHYVVRSSDGQITQMVLEANKAWHVGTENPYTIGIEHEGYASQTGWYTNAMYTESAALVRDICASNSIDPLRCGWWPWLATTYYNQSGIPGACTKIKGHQHFPNQTHNDPGPNWDWEYYYELINNNPPAAGMLTTASGNFYDLGGPSANYFDNERSIWTIAPASASSITINFNSFDVENTWDYLFIYDGADINAPLIGYYTGTNGPGTITSSGGSLTFEFRSDCATNNPGWDATWTSTQIASADAIAPTTSVSVNGIWQTQDFSTNFSESDNSGGSGLAKSFFQVIDYDGADWRANNSQGFFSDNFDLAAINSEWSSVTGTWTLTNGALNQTDQSLTNTNIYAPLTQNLSNQYLYNWAGKIDGTGNNRRAGLHFFVDQPTLTNRGNNYFVWFRVDQSVCEWYKVTNDVFSLEHSVPMTVNANQWYDWKVIYDRTTGEIGVYQDNIFVGSWTDPSPISNGNYISFRSGNCDWQVDNFKIYRSRYSNTPQNISVGNCASCMLRYENPDPATPAGRVKSIVRDSANNLSSVAYQDVNVDWTTPLAIPQVNDGNAADIDLSTSATNLDANWSATTDPNSGVSTYYFALGSTSGDSDVVMWTNTVGNDSAFLSNLSLANGQWYYFSVRAENGAGLVTQNFTSDGVLINLTLGISSLGTNGFSVSAGPNPFSNSTVLSYSLAENSKVKIELHDAAGRVIRISDEEETAGQHRFDVDAASLGLSTGIYLVTFDVGGKQYSLPVIKQ
- a CDS encoding T9SS type A sorting domain-containing protein — translated: MKKLFLCALLFIGANLSAQWDTLQTNCATNFRDIFFVSRDTGFAVGADAAGHADIRMTTDAGSVWTQPVFPANFPGLNAVRFFSSTEGWAVGNSGVMMKTTNNGMNWDTVSAVTAEDLYSINIPTSATIYIAGVNGTLMRSSDDGATWAAITNSGTSLDINDLHFINSSAGFICGNGGFISATGDACANWTFFTQPYGGFFNANGYDYAGTTNNAFCVGDYGLSIFSTDAGITWNTQTLPTAYNLNKVRFGNDLGGLIVGDHGTIFISIDGGTSWYDDTVSFIHENLYSAAYDHDTSAYVCGDAGTILKSLRDISSVHENISTGISASVFPNPFNDQFNISFALKNSSAVKIEIADVTGRIISENNYGTIGAGEHIFSCDEIADAVPGIYFVKVMTENSAMTIPVVKE
- a CDS encoding NifU family protein; translation: METKEIPVIIYGESTPNPASMKFVANRILIADGATANYRNAGETAQAPLPAKLFKFPFVKNVFISANYVSITKSDSIGWEDILGEMREFLRDYLQKGNSVIDELPKKNIATDSTFENTTSVFTEHAVPQNEMEMKIVEVLEQYIRPAVEQDGGLITFESFENGIVRVQLRGSCHGCPSSTITLKAGIEALLKRMVPGVMEVVAV
- a CDS encoding SDR family oxidoreductase; the protein is MNIVITGASRGIGFETAVECCRRGHHVIALSRSAPGLEKLEEETRKIGVSEKLFISGTDITNEKELQEMIFRISRLHDRIDVLVNNAATFIKKPFEKTGLDELRSIYESNVFAVFRLTQLLLPMMGGNQLSQIVNIGSMGGVRGSKKFAGLAAYSSSKSALAGLTEIMAEEFAGRNIHVNYLALGSVQTEMFTEAFPQIKAASSSSEMAKWIVNFIVEGGNLINGKIIEVSSGTP